From one Thalassobaculum sp. OXR-137 genomic stretch:
- a CDS encoding cell wall hydrolase, protein MRQTAGRHDGARCLKVFVSQKRPSRALDAPAPAFLTLPASDIRIPIDVEALPPLLPRGGVLPSGAPGADLNAVKADRQGAPWGSYGYLMRHRFDGRTYLVGSGHVLAGGPEPQVGDRLMISDGTGNGRPAARLVAWTTPVPSEAGYPNTVDAALAEIVRPEAAARLTGRLPTGVSGDIRSGMHLHLTGAASGRQRTMVVCERATLAVDADVPGLGRRRVGFRDQALCRAVTRPGDSGGSLLNDRGRAVGLHGWGNRDGADEGRSDISVFTPIAPVLDTFAKHHDLDLLTDMDVITMPLDRPPVDDLDDAIDLVARTLYGEARREPAETRFAIAEVVYNRAIKRSPRFGLSVEAVCRQPDQFSCWNPGDPNRGRTLSISLKDPEIADCVTIARDLVAGRVGGLTLGADHFHHRRVSPYYSREHAPCAQIGNYVFFNDIP, encoded by the coding sequence TTGCGCCAAACGGCCGGCCGCCACGACGGCGCGCGGTGCCTGAAAGTTTTCGTCTCGCAGAAGCGTCCGTCGCGCGCTCTCGACGCCCCCGCGCCCGCCTTCCTGACGCTGCCGGCCTCGGATATCCGGATCCCCATCGACGTCGAAGCCCTCCCCCCGCTTCTTCCCCGTGGCGGAGTCCTGCCGTCCGGTGCGCCGGGTGCCGATCTGAACGCGGTGAAGGCCGACCGCCAGGGGGCGCCCTGGGGGTCGTACGGATATCTGATGCGCCATCGCTTCGACGGCCGGACCTATCTCGTGGGCTCCGGGCATGTGCTGGCCGGCGGACCGGAGCCGCAGGTCGGCGATCGCCTGATGATCTCAGACGGCACCGGCAACGGCCGGCCCGCCGCCCGGCTGGTCGCCTGGACGACGCCGGTCCCCAGCGAGGCCGGGTACCCGAACACCGTGGATGCCGCCCTTGCGGAGATCGTTCGCCCGGAGGCCGCCGCCCGCCTGACCGGCAGGCTGCCCACCGGGGTCAGCGGGGACATCCGCTCGGGCATGCATCTGCACCTGACCGGTGCCGCAAGCGGGCGGCAGCGGACGATGGTGGTCTGCGAACGGGCCACCCTGGCCGTCGACGCCGACGTGCCGGGCCTCGGCCGCCGGCGTGTTGGCTTCCGCGATCAGGCGCTGTGCCGCGCCGTCACCCGCCCGGGCGACAGCGGCGGCAGCCTGCTCAACGATCGGGGCCGAGCAGTCGGCCTCCACGGCTGGGGCAATCGGGACGGCGCCGATGAGGGCCGCAGCGACATCAGTGTCTTCACGCCCATCGCCCCCGTGCTCGACACCTTCGCCAAGCACCATGACCTCGACCTGTTAACAGACATGGACGTCATCACGATGCCGCTGGACCGCCCACCCGTCGACGATCTCGACGACGCCATCGACCTCGTGGCCCGCACCCTCTACGGGGAAGCCCGCCGCGAACCGGCCGAAACCCGCTTCGCCATTGCCGAGGTGGTCTACAACCGGGCGATCAAGCGCTCGCCCCGGTTCGGGCTCAGCGTGGAGGCTGTCTGCCGCCAGCCGGACCAGTTCAGCTGCTGGAACCCCGGCGATCCGAACCGCGGACGGACGCTGTCGATCTCCCTCAAAGATCCCGAGATCGCCGACTGCGTGACCATCGCCCGCGATCTGGTGGCGGGCCGAGTCGGCGGGCTGACCCTGGGGGCCGATCACTTTCACCACCGGCGGGTCTCCCCCTACTACTCCCGGGAGCACGCCCCCTGCGCCCAGATCGGCAATTACGTCTTCTTCAACGACATCCCGTAG